In one window of Bizionia sp. M204 DNA:
- a CDS encoding DUF4254 domain-containing protein, translating to MFSEKANKIFQDVIETYHVVNTVDQPFSNPYDKDSQTLEHLLYRKSWIDTVQWHYEDIIRDPQIDPVAALKLKRQIDASNQDRTDMVEYIDSYFLEKYKNVTPKDDATINTESPAWGVDRLSILALKVYHMHEEATRTDATDAHLAACQTKLNVLLEQRVDLSTAIDTLLADIEKGDKYMKVYKQMKMYNDDELNPVLRSQK from the coding sequence ATGTTTTCAGAAAAAGCCAATAAAATATTCCAAGACGTTATTGAAACCTATCATGTTGTTAATACGGTAGATCAACCTTTTAGTAATCCGTATGATAAAGATTCGCAGACTTTAGAACATTTATTATATAGAAAAAGCTGGATAGATACTGTGCAATGGCATTATGAAGATATTATTCGCGATCCACAAATTGATCCCGTGGCTGCCTTGAAATTGAAACGTCAAATTGATGCTTCTAATCAGGATAGAACGGATATGGTAGAGTATATTGACAGCTATTTCCTTGAAAAGTATAAAAATGTAACACCAAAAGATGATGCAACAATTAACACAGAAAGTCCAGCTTGGGGTGTTGATAGATTGTCCATTTTAGCGCTTAAAGTGTACCATATGCACGAAGAAGCAACACGTACGGATGCTACTGATGCGCATTTGGCTGCTTGCCAAACCAAACTAAATGTATTATTGGAACAACGTGTAGACCTGTCTACAGCGATAGACACCTTGTTAGCAGATATTGAAAAAGGCGATAAATACATGAAAGTATACAAGCAAATGAAGATGTATAATGATGATGAACTGAATCCGGTGTTGCGTTCTCAAAAATAA
- the upp gene encoding uracil phosphoribosyltransferase codes for MHIHNISLENSILNSFISEMRDIDIQKDPMRFRRNIERTGEILGYELSKSLNYKSVNIQTPLGTAAEFISTDNIVLCSILRAGVPLHNGLLNYFDKAENAFISAYRHHKSKPESFEIIVEYLACPSLEGKTLILADPMLATGQSMVATFEALKPFGKPKAVHLVSVIGAQEGLDYVSKHFDADAHLWIATVDEKLTDKGYIMPGLGDAGDLAFGEKLQH; via the coding sequence ATGCATATCCATAATATTTCGCTTGAAAATTCTATTTTAAATTCCTTTATTTCAGAAATGCGTGATATTGACATTCAAAAAGATCCCATGCGGTTTAGACGTAATATTGAACGTACTGGTGAAATTTTAGGCTATGAATTAAGTAAATCTTTAAATTATAAATCTGTCAACATTCAAACACCTTTAGGTACTGCCGCCGAATTTATATCTACTGATAACATTGTATTATGTTCCATTTTACGAGCAGGTGTTCCGCTGCATAACGGTTTATTAAATTACTTTGATAAAGCTGAAAATGCTTTTATTTCGGCTTACAGACATCATAAAAGTAAACCTGAAAGTTTTGAAATTATTGTCGAGTATTTGGCATGCCCTAGTTTAGAAGGTAAAACACTTATTTTGGCAGACCCCATGTTAGCAACGGGTCAATCCATGGTAGCAACCTTTGAAGCTTTAAAGCCCTTTGGGAAACCTAAGGCCGTGCATTTGGTGAGTGTTATTGGTGCTCAAGAGGGTTTAGATTATGTGTCTAAACATTTTGACGCAGACGCACATTTATGGATTGCCACCGTAGATGAAAAACTAACTGATAAAGGCTATATTATGCCAGGATTAGGTGATGCTGGCGATTTAGCCTTTGGCGAAAAACTACAGCACTAA
- a CDS encoding DUF6427 family protein translates to MISKFFRKAKPIHFVIMSMVLFIGFLLAKFRVHPEFNTVFVLKQLALFGVCVLSLFIFDFFTSKNRLSKKNSYNLLFYGLFMVLMFQTFLNTKLVIANLFILLALRRIVSLRSKKDNKKKILDATIWISLATLLFFWSSLFFIVLFAALFLYGITDVKNWIIPFIGVLLVAILTYAILIVFNIDFWAYVDRFERGKNFDFSMLNNRQIIIAATIYFSYFIWSLFYYLRTIKNQSKSYRPSYLLILFTAFIALVIIIISPEKSGAEFIFLIAPLALIVTNYIELVPEKWFREVLIWLLIVGLLASLVL, encoded by the coding sequence ATGATTTCAAAATTCTTTAGAAAAGCGAAACCTATTCATTTTGTTATTATGAGTATGGTATTGTTTATCGGTTTTTTACTGGCTAAATTCAGGGTGCACCCTGAATTTAATACGGTGTTTGTCCTGAAGCAACTCGCTCTATTTGGTGTTTGTGTACTATCGCTTTTTATATTCGATTTTTTTACCAGTAAGAATAGATTATCCAAAAAGAATAGTTACAATCTCTTATTTTATGGACTGTTTATGGTATTAATGTTCCAGACATTTTTAAATACCAAGTTAGTAATTGCCAATCTGTTTATATTGTTAGCACTGCGACGCATTGTGAGTTTGCGCTCTAAAAAAGATAATAAGAAAAAAATTCTGGATGCTACCATCTGGATCTCATTAGCAACCCTGCTCTTTTTTTGGAGCTCGTTATTTTTTATCGTGCTGTTTGCGGCGCTTTTTTTATATGGGATTACAGATGTTAAGAATTGGATCATTCCATTTATTGGTGTGCTTTTAGTCGCTATACTTACCTATGCCATATTAATAGTATTTAATATCGATTTTTGGGCGTATGTAGATCGGTTTGAAAGAGGGAAAAATTTCGATTTCAGTATGTTGAATAATCGTCAAATTATTATTGCGGCAACCATATACTTCTCTTATTTTATTTGGTCTTTATTTTATTATTTAAGGACAATTAAAAACCAATCTAAAAGCTATAGACCGTCATATTTGCTCATACTTTTTACGGCTTTTATAGCGCTAGTAATTATTATTATTTCACCAGAAAAATCGGGAGCAGAGTTTATTTTCTTAATAGCTCCTTTGGCACTTATTGTTACTAATTATATTGAATTAGTTCCTGAAAAATGGTTTCGCGAGGTCTTAATATGGCTTTTAATAGTGGGGCTCCTTGCCAGTTTAGTGCTGTAG
- a CDS encoding uracil phosphoribosyltransferase, with amino-acid sequence MTDFFYAIEDLFVNVLFAPFDALRALELESWFAANAINWILMIVGTVAFVYWMLQLKKFNDNGEENKSITSHSYL; translated from the coding sequence ATGACCGATTTTTTTTACGCCATTGAAGACTTATTTGTAAATGTTTTATTTGCACCATTTGATGCCTTAAGAGCATTAGAACTTGAAAGCTGGTTTGCTGCAAATGCCATAAACTGGATTTTAATGATTGTTGGTACGGTAGCTTTTGTTTACTGGATGCTACAACTTAAAAAATTCAACGATAACGGTGAGGAAAACAAAAGCATTACATCTCACAGTTATTTATAA
- the purD gene encoding phosphoribosylamine--glycine ligase has product MNILILGSGGREHTFAWKLKQSPLCKALYVAPGNSGTAAIAENVAIGVTDFQAIKTLVLEKKINMVVVGPEDPLVQGIHDFFINDADLKRVSVIGPEKAAAELEGSKEFAKEFMMRHNIPTAAYQSFNARTVEAGYQFLETLNPPYVLKADGLAAGKGVLILNDLNEAKAELKSMLVDAKFGEASTKVVIEEFLDGIELSCFVLTDGKNYKILPTAKDYKRIGEGDTGLNTGGMGAVSPVPFATPEFLNKIEEQVVKPTISGLQKDNLPYKGFVFIGLIKVGNEPKVIEYNVRMGDPETEVVLPRLKNDLAEIFQAIANQTLDTINIEIDERAATTVMLVSGGYPEAYEKGKEILGLDKLVDVLPFHAGASLKDDKVVTSGGRVIAITSYGNTYSEALKKSYQNIDKLHFDKMYYRKDIGFDL; this is encoded by the coding sequence ATGAATATTTTAATATTAGGATCAGGTGGTCGAGAACATACATTTGCATGGAAATTAAAGCAAAGTCCATTATGTAAAGCACTTTATGTAGCACCTGGAAATTCGGGAACGGCTGCTATAGCTGAAAACGTAGCTATTGGTGTTACCGATTTTCAAGCTATAAAAACATTGGTTCTAGAAAAAAAGATTAACATGGTGGTTGTTGGTCCTGAAGATCCGTTAGTTCAAGGTATTCATGATTTCTTTATAAATGATGCTGATTTAAAGCGTGTTTCTGTAATTGGTCCCGAAAAAGCCGCGGCTGAATTAGAAGGCAGTAAGGAGTTTGCTAAAGAGTTTATGATGCGCCATAACATTCCAACGGCAGCTTATCAGAGTTTTAATGCACGTACTGTGGAAGCGGGTTATCAGTTTTTAGAAACTTTAAATCCACCTTACGTTTTAAAAGCAGATGGTTTGGCAGCTGGAAAAGGCGTGTTGATTTTAAATGATTTAAACGAAGCTAAAGCTGAATTGAAAAGTATGTTGGTTGATGCCAAATTTGGTGAAGCCAGCACTAAAGTGGTAATTGAAGAATTTTTAGATGGAATCGAGTTAAGTTGCTTTGTTTTAACCGACGGAAAAAACTATAAAATTCTACCAACGGCTAAAGATTACAAACGTATTGGTGAAGGGGATACAGGCTTAAATACAGGTGGAATGGGAGCCGTTTCACCAGTACCATTTGCAACACCCGAATTTTTAAATAAAATAGAAGAGCAAGTCGTTAAACCAACCATTAGTGGACTTCAAAAAGATAATTTGCCGTATAAAGGGTTTGTTTTCATTGGATTAATAAAGGTAGGAAATGAGCCGAAAGTTATTGAATATAACGTTCGTATGGGAGATCCTGAAACGGAAGTCGTTTTGCCACGTTTAAAGAATGATTTGGCTGAAATTTTTCAAGCCATTGCAAATCAAACACTAGATACTATTAACATTGAAATTGATGAACGTGCTGCTACCACAGTCATGTTAGTCTCTGGTGGATATCCAGAAGCTTATGAAAAAGGCAAGGAAATTTTGGGATTAGATAAATTGGTAGATGTATTACCTTTTCATGCCGGTGCAAGCTTAAAGGATGATAAAGTAGTCACCTCTGGAGGTCGTGTTATAGCAATAACAAGCTATGGGAATACCTACAGTGAGGCACTAAAAAAATCTTATCAAAATATAGACAAACTACATTTTGATAAGATGTATTATAGAAAAGATATTGGATTCGATTTATAA
- a CDS encoding phenylacetate--CoA ligase family protein produces MNLFDLSLQFNGFPIKKAERILKGIQTQPDQAFEAYVENKKNEIVTYHIQNNSFYSNLVNDVKVTDWNSIPVITKRDLQIPLQDRLSAGYNLKNVYINKTSGSSGDPFIFAKDYECHALTWAVIKNRFGWYGLDFNSSKQARFYGIPLDKKGYYKERFKDFLSSRFRFSVFDLSDSAFEGYIRKFKSTPFAYLNGYTSSIGQFAKYLERKNLVLKAICPTLKACVVTSEMLFDSDKLRMEKQFGVPVINEYGASELDLIAFQNLENDWQINSETLYVEILDEANNVLPLGDEGRVVITSLYNQAHPFIRYDIGDIGILSEKSSVKKPILKKLIGRTNDMAVLPSGKKAAGLTFYYITKSIIEDDGLVKEFIIQQTHLNTFKIMYVGVKVLSEEKMQQIRDEMTRYLEPNLTIIFERQEVLERSKSGKLKQFSSLIE; encoded by the coding sequence TTGAATTTATTCGACCTTTCATTACAATTTAACGGTTTTCCCATTAAGAAAGCGGAACGGATTTTGAAAGGGATTCAAACGCAACCAGACCAGGCCTTTGAAGCGTATGTTGAAAATAAAAAAAATGAAATTGTTACATACCATATTCAAAACAATTCATTTTATAGCAACTTGGTAAACGATGTCAAGGTAACAGATTGGAATTCCATTCCGGTTATAACAAAACGCGATTTGCAGATACCACTGCAAGACCGACTTTCCGCTGGTTATAACCTTAAAAATGTGTATATCAATAAAACATCCGGTTCTTCTGGCGATCCGTTTATTTTTGCTAAAGATTATGAGTGCCATGCCTTAACTTGGGCAGTTATTAAAAATAGATTTGGTTGGTATGGATTAGATTTTAATAGCTCCAAACAAGCCCGGTTTTATGGTATTCCTTTAGACAAAAAAGGCTATTATAAAGAACGTTTTAAGGATTTTTTGAGCAGTCGGTTTCGCTTTTCCGTTTTCGATTTAAGCGATTCAGCGTTTGAAGGTTATATTAGAAAGTTTAAGTCCACACCGTTTGCTTATTTAAATGGTTATACCAGTTCTATCGGTCAATTTGCCAAATATTTAGAGCGAAAAAATCTTGTTTTAAAAGCAATATGTCCCACATTAAAAGCCTGTGTAGTAACATCAGAAATGCTTTTTGATTCGGATAAATTACGTATGGAAAAACAATTTGGCGTTCCAGTAATTAACGAATATGGTGCATCTGAATTGGATTTAATTGCATTTCAAAACCTAGAAAACGACTGGCAAATTAATAGTGAGACGCTATATGTTGAAATTTTAGATGAAGCTAATAACGTACTTCCATTAGGTGATGAAGGCCGCGTTGTAATTACGTCCTTATACAACCAAGCACATCCGTTTATACGTTATGATATTGGCGATATTGGTATACTTTCAGAGAAAAGTTCGGTAAAAAAACCTATTCTTAAAAAGCTGATTGGAAGAACGAATGATATGGCTGTTTTGCCAAGTGGCAAAAAAGCGGCTGGTTTAACTTTCTATTACATCACAAAAAGTATTATAGAAGATGACGGTTTGGTAAAGGAATTCATCATTCAGCAAACACACCTAAATACGTTTAAAATTATGTATGTTGGTGTCAAGGTCTTATCTGAAGAAAAAATGCAACAAATCCGTGATGAAATGACCCGTTATTTAGAACCTAACCTAACCATTATCTTTGAGCGTCAAGAGGTGCTAGAACGCTCAAAAAGTGGTAAATTGAAACAGTTTTCATCACTAATAGAATAA
- the wecB gene encoding non-hydrolyzing UDP-N-acetylglucosamine 2-epimerase codes for MNITIVAGARPNFMKIAPIINVLKRKKREGYDLNFRLVHTGQHYDNSLSGAFFEELGIPYPDVNLEVKSGTQAEQTGAIMIGFEKELQKNPSDLVLVVGDVTSTMACTLVAKKSGIKVAHVEAGIRSGDMKMPEEINRIVTDSLTDYFFTTSKLASNNLIKLGVDSNQVFFVGNVMIDTLKTHESRFKQPEIWKSLGLKQKHYFVMTLHRPSNVDEAQNIEAILKQISSLSKDYPIVFPVHPRTKKLLQSLNLSYKNLYYTEPLGYLEFNFLVKHAFGVITDSGGISEETTIMNVPCVTLRENTERPETCEIGTNILVGKDPIKIENAFKTLFSGTWKQAQVPALWDGHAADRIISQLIKTYHL; via the coding sequence ATGAATATTACCATAGTAGCAGGTGCCAGACCAAATTTCATGAAGATAGCACCAATAATAAATGTGTTGAAGCGAAAAAAACGGGAAGGTTACGACCTTAATTTTCGTTTAGTCCATACGGGGCAGCACTATGATAACAGTTTAAGTGGCGCTTTTTTTGAGGAATTAGGCATACCGTATCCTGATGTAAATTTAGAAGTAAAAAGCGGTACCCAAGCGGAACAGACAGGTGCTATTATGATAGGGTTTGAAAAAGAACTTCAGAAAAACCCTTCGGATTTAGTTTTAGTGGTAGGTGATGTAACCTCAACTATGGCTTGTACGTTAGTTGCAAAAAAATCGGGGATTAAAGTGGCACATGTAGAAGCTGGTATCCGTTCTGGGGATATGAAAATGCCAGAAGAAATAAATCGAATTGTCACAGATAGTTTAACCGATTATTTTTTTACAACATCTAAATTAGCAAGCAACAACCTTATAAAACTTGGTGTAGATAGCAATCAGGTTTTCTTTGTTGGAAATGTTATGATAGATACGCTTAAAACACATGAATCTCGTTTTAAACAACCAGAAATTTGGAAATCATTGGGTTTAAAACAGAAGCACTACTTTGTAATGACGCTTCATAGACCAAGCAATGTGGATGAAGCCCAAAATATAGAGGCAATTTTAAAACAAATTTCTTCGTTAAGTAAGGATTATCCAATTGTTTTTCCTGTTCATCCCAGAACTAAAAAATTATTACAGAGTTTAAATTTGAGTTATAAAAATTTGTATTATACCGAACCTCTAGGGTATTTGGAGTTTAATTTTTTAGTAAAACATGCCTTTGGTGTTATAACAGATTCCGGTGGTATTAGTGAGGAAACGACTATTATGAATGTGCCATGCGTAACACTTCGTGAAAATACAGAAAGGCCTGAAACATGTGAAATTGGGACAAATATACTAGTAGGAAAAGATCCAATTAAAATTGAAAATGCTTTTAAAACTTTATTTTCAGGTACATGGAAGCAAGCCCAAGTTCCAGCACTTTGGGACGGGCATGCTGCTGATAGGATTATTTCTCAATTAATAAAAACTTATCATTTATAG
- a CDS encoding glycosyltransferase family 4 protein: protein MKKILIITSYFPPETGAASNRIFHLATGLENQNFKVSVITPLPNYPKGRVFDDYRGKFKQTSTEKNVTIHRLWLYASNSKNKLLRLFTMISYSISLIWFFIWNKIPETVIVQSPPLLVAFTCMLCLQRKKRKLVLNVSDLWPIAGLELGAFKKNFSYKMLEKIERFNYKKADLVLGQSQEILVHVKSLFPEKATFLYRNYPDFELPELKEPSISVDKITIVYAGLLGIAQGIYKLCESLDYSNIEFHIYGGGAEKEKIVQFISENPDLPIVYHGEVTRSELHNALLCYDITIIPLLNRIYGSVPSKIFEYAKLGLPMLYFGGGEGEDIIQQHQLGWIAEAGNYSHLNKTIQSLGKNELSLKNRTKIQQAALENFDFNKQLLKLKAVL from the coding sequence GTGAAAAAAATTCTCATTATAACTAGTTATTTTCCACCTGAAACTGGCGCAGCTTCTAACCGGATTTTTCATTTAGCAACAGGATTAGAAAATCAAAATTTTAAGGTATCTGTAATTACACCGCTGCCTAATTATCCGAAAGGTAGGGTTTTTGATGATTATCGTGGGAAATTCAAACAAACATCCACAGAAAAAAATGTTACCATACACAGATTGTGGTTGTATGCGAGTAATTCTAAAAACAAATTATTACGCTTGTTCACCATGATATCGTACAGTATAAGTCTGATTTGGTTTTTTATTTGGAACAAAATTCCGGAAACTGTTATCGTACAATCACCTCCATTGTTGGTTGCTTTTACCTGTATGCTATGTTTGCAGCGAAAAAAAAGAAAGCTCGTTTTAAATGTCAGTGATTTGTGGCCAATTGCAGGTTTAGAGTTGGGTGCTTTTAAAAAGAATTTCAGTTATAAAATGCTGGAAAAAATTGAACGTTTTAACTACAAAAAAGCAGATTTAGTTTTAGGCCAAAGCCAGGAGATTTTAGTCCATGTAAAATCTCTATTTCCAGAAAAAGCAACCTTTCTATACAGAAATTACCCTGATTTTGAGCTTCCAGAATTAAAAGAACCATCTATTTCAGTTGACAAAATCACAATAGTTTATGCCGGATTATTGGGTATAGCTCAAGGAATCTATAAGCTATGTGAATCGTTGGATTATAGCAATATTGAATTTCATATTTATGGCGGAGGTGCAGAAAAAGAAAAAATAGTTCAGTTTATATCTGAAAATCCAGATTTACCAATAGTTTATCATGGCGAAGTTACGCGAAGCGAATTACATAATGCCTTATTATGTTATGATATAACCATTATTCCATTACTTAATAGAATTTATGGTTCTGTTCCTTCCAAAATATTTGAATACGCCAAATTAGGGCTTCCTATGCTTTATTTTGGAGGTGGCGAAGGTGAAGATATTATTCAACAACATCAATTGGGATGGATAGCTGAAGCTGGAAATTATAGCCATTTAAACAAAACCATTCAAAGTTTAGGAAAAAATGAATTAAGCTTAAAAAATCGGACAAAGATTCAACAAGCAGCCCTAGAAAATTTTGATTTTAACAAGCAGTTATTAAAATTAAAAGCGGTGCTTTAA